The sequence CCCTGCCTCCAGTCCACACCGCCGGGCCGCTTGTACGGCGGGCGAAGGGCGCGGCATGATAGGGGGCATGTCCGCTTGCGCCCCGCCGCCCTCTGCCTCCCTGCCTGCCAGCGGGCCGCACCGCACCAGCCTGCGCGTCCGCTACGCCGAGACCGACGCGATGGGAGTCGCCCACCACGCGGTCTATCCGGTCTGGTTCGAGGTGGGACGCAGCGACCTGATGCGTGACCTGGGCCTCAGCTACGCTGAGGTGGAAGAGCAGGGCTACTTCCTGATGCTGACCGACCTGAACGTGCGCTACCGCCGCGCCGCCCGTTATGACGAGGAACTTACCCTGCTGACCCACATAGCGGAGGTCCGCTCGCGTACCCTGCGCTTCGGCTACGAGCTGCGCGGCCCAGGCAGCGAACTGCTGGCGAGCGGCCACACGGCGCACATCGTGACCGACCACAGCTACCGGCCTCAGCGCCTGCCAGAAACTCTGCTGAACAGGCTACGGGAGCAGGTGCCGCACGGGACGGACAGGACGGAACCGGGACAGCCGGAGGCGAACATATGACTCCGCTCCCGCGCACCCTGCCGATCAAGCGGGCCAGCCATGTCTATCTGGTCCAGAACGGCCAGCTGCTGCTGGTGCAGGAAAAGATGGACGACGGCAGCATTTTTTACGGTCTGCCCGGCGGCAAGGCGGGCAGCGGCGAGAGCCTGGGCGGGGCCGCCGTGCGGCAGGTGAAGTACGAAACGGGCCTGACCATCTCGGAACTGAACTTCGTCAGCTTGCTGGAGGGCGAAATCCTGACCGGCACGCCGCACGCCTGCTTCGCCAGCTTCGGGCGTTTCACGGCACAGTTCAGCGGCGAGCTGATGCCTACCGATCCGGACGTGGTAGGCGTGAGCTGGGTGCCGCTGGACCAGGTGGAAAGCTTGATGCGCTACGGCCCACCGCCCGAGTGCGAGGAGCGCTCGCCGCTCATCTGGCTTCCCACCCGCGATTTCGTACGTGGCGAGCCGCGCTCGTATTACCCCATCTGATACACGTTGCGGACGGTCAGGAAACGCAGGGCAGTGCGCAGGACTTCCTTTCCGGCAGCTGGAGGCGCACTTGCAGGAGCCCTTAGAATGTAACCCACCACTGGTTCCGGGCGGGTGCCCTTCGCATACTGAGGCCCATGTGGCCTTTTGGAAAGAAGACGGCAGACCGCGTCAGTGACGCGATCAAAGAAAACAAGCAGCTGAGCGGCCTGGGCCTGAACGTGCAGGAAAAGGGCGGCACCGTCACCCTGAGCGGCATCGCTCCCTCGCAGGCTCATGTGAACCTGGCCCGCATCGTGGCCGAGGGCGTGAACGGCGTGAAGTCGGTGGATGTCTCGGGCGTCAGCGTGCAGGCTCCGGCCAAGCCCAGCCAGCCCGCCGCAGCGGCCACCGGCACGGCCCAGACGGCCCAGAGCAGTGGCGGCCCTACCGTACAGACGGCCAGCACCGGCGGCAGCGACCAGGAGCTTGAGGACACCAGCCGCGTGGCCAAGGAAGTGCTGAGCGCCATTCGCGGCAACGCCGAGCTGAAGGATGACCCCATCGACGTGCTACAAAGCGGCAAGTCCGTGATTCTGCGCGGCGTGGTGGACAGCGACCACGAGCTGCGCCTGGCCGAGCAGCTGGCCCGCGGTGTCAGCGGTGTGGCCGGCGTGGACGTGAGCGGCCTGAAGGTCCACGAGGGCGCCAAGGAACTGGCGAAGGAAAAGGACGAGCAGGGCGAAACCGTCTACACCGTCAAGGCCGGCGATACCCTCAGCAAAATCGCTCAGCGCTACTACGGTGACCTGAACGCCTACCACAAGATTGCCCAGTACAACGGTATCGCCAACCCCGACCATATCGAGGTAGGCCAGAAAATCCGTATTCCCGCCTGATTCTGCCTTCAGGGCGCGGCCTCCCTGCCTGCGGGGAGGCTTTTTTGTTGCCCCTGCGGCTGCCGGCCGACCACCAGCCGCAGAGTTCATCCAAAGTAGGGTCCATCCAAAGTTGGATGCCCGGGGCCGCGCCCCTGACTACAGTGGACACATGACCCTGTCCCCCCCTCCCGGCGCCGCGCTTGCCCGCCGGCCTTCGCTGTCGCCCCTGGCAGACCTACTGCATCCGCAGACCTGGCGCACCGGCCTGTACCTGCTGCTGGCGTTGCCGTTCAGCGTACTGGTGGCCGGCCTGCTGGGTGCCGGACTTCTGAGCGGGGCGCTGACCCTGCCGCTGCTGGTGGGGTTCGTCATTCTGCCGCTGACCATGCTGACCCTGCTGGGGCTGAACGCGGCACAGCGCTGGCTGGCCGGCCTGCTGGGGCTGCGCCTTGGGCAGCCAGTTCAGGCCCCGGTGGGCGGGCCGCTCGACTGGCTCCGCTTTCAGCTGCGGCAGCCAGCGCTGTGGCGTGGAGCCGCGTTTCAGCTGGTGGCCCTGCCGCTGGCTGCGCTGTCCTGGGCCGTCATGGCTGTCGCTCTGGCACTGACACTGGCTGCCCTGACAGGAGCCGTCTGGCCGCTGCTGGGGCTGACACTGACTCTGGGTCAGCAGGGGGTGGAGCCTTCGCTGCCGGTGCAGCTGGCCTTGGGTGTGGCTGGCCTGGGCGGGCTGATGATGAGTGCGGCCCTGATTAACCTGCTGGGCCACATCTGGACCGCTCTGGCCGGAGCGCTGCTGCGCCCGGAAGACCCACTGGTCCAGGCACAGCGGGCCGTGCAGGCGCTGGGGCAGGCTGCCGGCCGGGTCGCGCTGGGTGAGGACTTGGACGTGACCTTGCAGCAGGTCACCGAGCAGGCCTGGACTGGCAGCGGCGCCTGCGGCGTGCGGCTGGACGGGCCTCAGGGTCCCAGAGCGGCTGCCGGTCAGGCCGTGGCCGCGCCGGGGTTGCTGGTCACGGCTCCGCAGGTGCAGGGCCTGGGCAAAGCAAGTGAACAGGGCGAGGTGCTGGCTTCGTTGCCGGTGCGGGTGGCGGGACTTCCCTGGGGAGCGCTGCACGCCACGTTCCCAGCCCAGCAGCCCCCCGACCCCGGCGCCCTGACGGTGCTCAGCGGCATGGCCGACCACGCCGGCACGGCCCTGCACGCCGCCCGGCTGGCCGAGCGGGCCGCTGGCCGCGCCGAGGAGGAGGAGCGTGCCCGGCTGGCCCGCGAACTGCACGACTCAGTGGCGCAGGCCCTCTACGGCATCAGCCTGGGCGCAAAGGCGGCGCGGGCCACGCTGGACACACGGCCAGAGCAGACACGGGCCAGTCTGGACTACACCATCGGGCTGGCCGAAGGCGCAGTAAGCGAGATGAAGGCGCTGCTGTTCAGCCTGCGCCCCGACGCCCTGGCCGAGGGCGGCCTGCTGGCCGCGCTGGAGCAACAGGTTCATACCCTACGCACCCGTCACGGACTGAACGTGCACACCCGCTGGGGCGAGGAGCCCCCACTTACCCCCGCCGCCCAGACCGCCGCCTACCGGATTGCGCTGGAAGCCCTGCACAACGTGGTCAAGCACGCCCACGCGCAGCAAGTCCAGGTGGAACTGGCGCAGGTGGGGGAAAGGCTTCACCTGCGCGTGCAGGATGACGGACACGGCTTTGACCAGCAGGCGGCCAGCGGGGGCACCCTGGGCCAGCGCTCCATGCGTGAGCGGGCCGCGGGGGCCGGCGGACACCTCGAAGTCCGCAGCGCTCCCGGCCAGGGCACGGCGGTGGAGCTCTGGCTGCCACTGGCACCGGAGCCAGCGACAGAACAGCCGACATCAACGGAGAAGACAGAGCTGCCCGGCACGCTCTCCCCCGTATTCCCAATTCAAGTTCACCAGGAGGCCGGCCAATGACTGTTCCTTCCCACCTTCCCTTTGCCCCCGAATCTTCCCACTCCCGCTCGCTGGGGGCACTGCTGGCACGGCTCCTGCTGGGCCTGGCCCTACTGAGCGGCGGCGGCGCGGCGGCCTGGTTTACCGTCAGCCGCGACCTGCAACCCGGCTTGACTGCCACCGATACCGTGCAGGCCGTGCCACTGGGCAGTGCCCATGCCCTGAGGGCCGAGCTGACGACCGACCGGGGGGGGCTCAGCGTCATGGAGTTGCCCGCTTCCTCGGCAAATTCTGCCACTCAGGCCGCCCGGCTGCAGGCCCACCACCGCCAGTTCAACCCCTTGCAGATGGAGGGCAAACAACAGGGCAGCACCCTGACGTTACGCGCCCAGTTGCTGGTGGACCCTGCACCGGCCCCGAATACGCTGAACCTGCAACCCGGTGGCCAGCCGGTCGAGCACCAGCTGACCGCGGGCCTGAGCGCCGCCCTGCCACTGGACCTGAGCACCCATAGCGGCGGCGGCGACCAGGCGCTGGACCTGCGCCGGCTCAGGCTCCGGTCACTGACAGCCGTCAGCCGCAGCGGCGACCAGAGGGTAATGCTACCAGCCCGCTCCCTGCAGGGCGTGGACCTCAGCAGCCGTTCGGGCACCATGAACCTGACGGCGGCCGGCGGCACCGCGCTGGATAGCCTGAAGATGGAAAGCACTTCCGGGGAGCTGCAGGCCAACCTGAGCGGGGCGCAGGTGACCCAGCTGAGCGTCGGCAGCC is a genomic window of Deinococcus proteolyticus MRP containing:
- a CDS encoding NUDIX domain-containing protein, with the protein product MTPLPRTLPIKRASHVYLVQNGQLLLVQEKMDDGSIFYGLPGGKAGSGESLGGAAVRQVKYETGLTISELNFVSLLEGEILTGTPHACFASFGRFTAQFSGELMPTDPDVVGVSWVPLDQVESLMRYGPPPECEERSPLIWLPTRDFVRGEPRSYYPI
- a CDS encoding sensor histidine kinase; its protein translation is MTLSPPPGAALARRPSLSPLADLLHPQTWRTGLYLLLALPFSVLVAGLLGAGLLSGALTLPLLVGFVILPLTMLTLLGLNAAQRWLAGLLGLRLGQPVQAPVGGPLDWLRFQLRQPALWRGAAFQLVALPLAALSWAVMAVALALTLAALTGAVWPLLGLTLTLGQQGVEPSLPVQLALGVAGLGGLMMSAALINLLGHIWTALAGALLRPEDPLVQAQRAVQALGQAAGRVALGEDLDVTLQQVTEQAWTGSGACGVRLDGPQGPRAAAGQAVAAPGLLVTAPQVQGLGKASEQGEVLASLPVRVAGLPWGALHATFPAQQPPDPGALTVLSGMADHAGTALHAARLAERAAGRAEEEERARLARELHDSVAQALYGISLGAKAARATLDTRPEQTRASLDYTIGLAEGAVSEMKALLFSLRPDALAEGGLLAALEQQVHTLRTRHGLNVHTRWGEEPPLTPAAQTAAYRIALEALHNVVKHAHAQQVQVELAQVGERLHLRVQDDGHGFDQQAASGGTLGQRSMRERAAGAGGHLEVRSAPGQGTAVELWLPLAPEPATEQPTSTEKTELPGTLSPVFPIQVHQEAGQ
- a CDS encoding BON domain-containing protein: MWPFGKKTADRVSDAIKENKQLSGLGLNVQEKGGTVTLSGIAPSQAHVNLARIVAEGVNGVKSVDVSGVSVQAPAKPSQPAAAATGTAQTAQSSGGPTVQTASTGGSDQELEDTSRVAKEVLSAIRGNAELKDDPIDVLQSGKSVILRGVVDSDHELRLAEQLARGVSGVAGVDVSGLKVHEGAKELAKEKDEQGETVYTVKAGDTLSKIAQRYYGDLNAYHKIAQYNGIANPDHIEVGQKIRIPA
- a CDS encoding acyl-CoA thioesterase: MSACAPPPSASLPASGPHRTSLRVRYAETDAMGVAHHAVYPVWFEVGRSDLMRDLGLSYAEVEEQGYFLMLTDLNVRYRRAARYDEELTLLTHIAEVRSRTLRFGYELRGPGSELLASGHTAHIVTDHSYRPQRLPETLLNRLREQVPHGTDRTEPGQPEANI
- a CDS encoding DUF4097 family beta strand repeat-containing protein; this encodes MTVPSHLPFAPESSHSRSLGALLARLLLGLALLSGGGAAAWFTVSRDLQPGLTATDTVQAVPLGSAHALRAELTTDRGGLSVMELPASSANSATQAARLQAHHRQFNPLQMEGKQQGSTLTLRAQLLVDPAPAPNTLNLQPGGQPVEHQLTAGLSAALPLDLSTHSGGGDQALDLRRLRLRSLTAVSRSGDQRVMLPARSLQGVDLSSRSGTMNLTAAGGTALDSLKMESTSGELQANLSGAQVTQLSVGSQAGDIQVQLPRRVNAVLSSERGDLDVTLPAGASGQLHLNTERGSTSLNLPENTAFRLSFPELGPAQARAHAAQLPSSLTFTDGAYLSPAARQASGNVPLLDIELELPAGADLTLNLRPASASDAAAAEGDTQP